In one Dermatophilaceae bacterium Sec6.4 genomic region, the following are encoded:
- the thrC gene encoding threonine synthase — protein MAHQWSGVIQEYADRLPMLAGAPVITLGEGGTPLIPAEYLSELVGASVHVKFEGLNPTGSFKDRGMTTAISMAAKVGAKAVICASTGNTSASAAAYATKAGMTCGVLVPDGKISMGKLSQAIAHGAQLLQVAGNFDDCLTLARKLAESYPVELVNSVNPARIEGQKTAAFEIVDVLGDAPDIHCLPVGNAGNITAYWRGYREYAGEGDRPVVATHTPKMWGFQAAGAAPIVLGHPVDEPDTIATAIRIGNPASWKQAEQARDDSGGVIDMVTDAQILAAHRLLSSREGIFVEPGSAASIAGLLMMHERGAVPAGSTVVCTVTGHGLKDPSWALKAADGSDVTPTKIPVDVMSAAAALLLEG, from the coding sequence ATGGCACATCAGTGGAGCGGCGTCATCCAGGAGTACGCCGACCGGTTGCCGATGTTGGCGGGCGCACCGGTCATCACCCTCGGTGAGGGTGGTACCCCGCTCATCCCTGCGGAGTACCTGAGTGAGCTCGTCGGTGCGAGCGTCCACGTGAAATTCGAGGGCCTCAATCCCACTGGATCCTTCAAGGACCGGGGGATGACCACGGCGATCTCGATGGCCGCGAAGGTCGGTGCGAAAGCCGTCATCTGCGCGTCGACCGGTAATACCAGCGCATCGGCTGCGGCTTACGCCACCAAGGCCGGTATGACGTGCGGGGTACTCGTGCCCGACGGCAAGATCTCGATGGGCAAGCTCAGCCAGGCGATCGCCCACGGGGCGCAGTTGCTGCAGGTCGCGGGCAACTTCGACGACTGTCTGACCCTCGCCCGCAAACTGGCCGAGTCCTACCCTGTCGAGCTGGTCAACTCCGTCAATCCGGCCCGGATCGAGGGTCAGAAGACTGCAGCTTTCGAGATCGTGGATGTCCTGGGTGACGCCCCCGACATCCACTGCCTACCGGTCGGAAACGCGGGCAACATCACCGCGTACTGGCGCGGTTACCGCGAGTACGCGGGTGAGGGTGACCGGCCCGTTGTTGCCACGCACACCCCGAAGATGTGGGGCTTCCAGGCTGCGGGCGCTGCCCCCATCGTCCTGGGCCACCCCGTCGATGAGCCTGACACGATTGCTACCGCGATCCGGATCGGCAACCCGGCGTCGTGGAAACAGGCGGAGCAGGCGCGCGATGACTCCGGCGGTGTCATCGACATGGTGACCGACGCTCAGATCCTGGCCGCGCACCGGCTGTTGTCCAGCCGCGAGGGCATCTTCGTCGAGCCCGGATCTGCTGCCAGCATCGCGGGTCTGCTGATGATGCACGAGCGGGGCGCTGTCCCGGCCGGCTCAACGGTGGTCTGCACAGTGACCGGGCACGGGTTGAAGGATCCGAGCTGGGCACTGAAGGCTGCTGACGGATCGGACGTGACGCCCACGAAGATCCCGGTGGACGTCATGTCCGCCGCTGCAGCTCTGCTGCTCGAGGGCTGA
- the thrB gene encoding homoserine kinase — MSHVRYALNRRVQVRVPASSANLGPGFDSIGLALELRDDVTAEVVPQGLHITVEGEGTGMVPLDEQHLVWRSMQTAWDRMDVEPPSGLKLHCHNAIPHSRGLGSSASAIVAGVALAVGLAGGCDRLDDDALGMINDISSDLEGHPDNASASVYGGLTISWRSVDRWSTTCPPVHADVHPVVFVPDGTLATEAARAALPQVVPLRDAARTAGRAALLIEALCRRPELLLDGTADWLHQEARRSSYPASMALVDRLRAEGHAAAVSGAGPSVMVLAIAERAAEVVAGRQWRRLTPGIATDGVLLRVL, encoded by the coding sequence ATGTCACACGTGCGGTACGCGCTGAATCGTCGTGTCCAGGTGCGGGTGCCGGCCAGCTCGGCCAACCTGGGGCCTGGGTTCGACTCGATCGGGTTGGCGCTGGAGTTGCGCGACGACGTCACCGCCGAAGTTGTTCCACAAGGCCTGCACATCACGGTCGAGGGGGAAGGGACGGGAATGGTGCCGCTCGACGAGCAGCACCTCGTGTGGCGGTCGATGCAGACCGCGTGGGACCGGATGGACGTCGAGCCGCCGTCAGGTCTGAAGCTGCACTGTCACAACGCCATTCCACACTCGCGCGGACTTGGATCCTCAGCCTCGGCCATCGTTGCCGGGGTGGCGCTGGCAGTCGGGTTGGCAGGCGGATGTGACCGGTTGGACGACGATGCTCTGGGGATGATCAACGACATCTCCAGTGATCTCGAAGGTCATCCGGACAACGCATCGGCGAGTGTCTACGGCGGTCTGACGATCTCCTGGCGGTCGGTCGACCGGTGGTCGACGACCTGCCCTCCGGTGCACGCTGATGTGCATCCCGTGGTGTTCGTCCCTGACGGCACATTGGCTACCGAGGCGGCCCGCGCAGCGCTCCCGCAGGTCGTGCCGCTGCGCGACGCGGCCAGGACTGCGGGCCGCGCCGCGCTGCTCATCGAGGCACTCTGTCGGCGCCCGGAACTGCTGCTGGACGGCACGGCCGACTGGCTGCACCAGGAAGCTCGCCGCAGTTCCTACCCGGCATCGATGGCGTTGGTCGACCGATTACGCGCCGAAGGCCACGCGGCGGCAGTCTCAGGCGCGGGCCCATCGGTGATGGTGCTGGCCATCGCCGAGCGGGCAGCAGAGGTCGTGGCAGGCAGACAATGGCGCCGGCTCACGCCGGGAATTGCCACGGACGGGGTACTGCTGCGGGTGCTGTGA
- the rho gene encoding transcription termination factor Rho, giving the protein MTDTTERVASEQGATRSTGSLSTLKLDELKQLASTMGIGGTSKMRKSDLLTAIRERGSNSPSGTTSSASSTTGTRSAAPRRARSRVTAPPTTPQATQVPPTEVTTVAASTRATEQAPKTEAPKAEARKTQARKAEAPQTEARKAEAPQTEAPKTEAPKTEVAQAQAPQSSGQSASESAADNRGNENRGSDNRGSDNRGSDNRGSDNRGSDNRGSDNRGSDNRGSDNRGSDNRGSDNRGNDNRGGRQGQNNRGAQNTATSGNQSNRSNNGPSRDEDWGDERGGRRRQRGRDRKRGGNTGPGSNGPSGRGGRADDFGDVDTQVREDDVLVPVAGILDLLDNYAFVRTTGYLPGTSDVYVPINMVKKSGMRKGDAITGAVRALREGEQLPARQKFNALVRLDTVNGMTPEVARERVEFGKLTPLYPQQRLRLETEPNILSTRLIDLVSPIGKGQRGLFVAPAKAGKTMIMQAVANAITINNPEVHLMVVLVDERPEEVTDMQRAVKGEVIASTFDRPATDHTQVAELAIERAKRLVEQGMDVVVLLDSITKLGRAYNTAAPSSGRILSGGIDSGALYPPKKFFGAARNIEDGGSLTILATALIETGSKMDEVIFEEFKGTGNMELRLSRMLSERRIFPAVDLNASSTRREEILLGHDELKIMWKLRRVLAALDPQQGIELLLDRLKKTKSNTEFLMQVQQTSSIKLDDED; this is encoded by the coding sequence GTGACAGACACCACCGAACGCGTCGCATCCGAACAAGGAGCAACTCGTTCCACTGGTTCGCTCAGCACCTTGAAGCTCGATGAGCTCAAGCAGCTGGCATCCACCATGGGCATTGGCGGCACGTCGAAGATGCGCAAGAGCGACTTGCTGACGGCGATCCGCGAGCGGGGGAGCAACAGCCCGAGCGGCACCACCTCCAGCGCTTCAAGCACAACCGGCACCAGGAGCGCGGCTCCACGCCGCGCCCGCAGTCGGGTAACCGCGCCACCCACCACGCCACAGGCGACCCAGGTGCCGCCCACCGAAGTGACCACGGTCGCCGCATCCACGCGGGCCACCGAGCAGGCACCCAAGACCGAAGCACCCAAGGCTGAAGCACGTAAGACACAGGCACGTAAGGCTGAAGCACCTCAGACTGAGGCTCGTAAGGCCGAAGCACCTCAGACCGAAGCACCCAAGACCGAAGCACCCAAGACTGAGGTGGCGCAGGCACAGGCCCCGCAGAGCTCGGGTCAGTCGGCGAGCGAGTCTGCAGCTGACAACCGGGGAAATGAGAACCGCGGGAGCGACAACCGCGGGAGCGACAACCGCGGGAGCGACAACCGCGGGAGCGACAACCGTGGCAGCGACAACCGTGGCAGCGACAACCGTGGCAGCGACAACCGTGGCAGCGACAACCGTGGCAGCGACAACCGTGGCAGCGACAACCGTGGGAACGACAACCGCGGTGGTCGCCAGGGTCAGAACAACCGTGGCGCCCAGAACACCGCCACCTCGGGCAACCAGAGCAACCGCAGCAACAACGGTCCGAGCCGCGACGAGGACTGGGGCGACGAGCGGGGCGGCCGCCGCCGTCAGCGTGGCCGCGACCGTAAGCGGGGCGGAAACACAGGACCTGGCAGCAACGGCCCCAGCGGTCGTGGCGGCCGCGCCGACGACTTCGGCGATGTCGACACCCAGGTGCGCGAAGACGACGTCCTGGTGCCGGTGGCCGGCATCCTGGACCTGCTCGACAACTACGCATTCGTGCGCACCACCGGCTACCTGCCCGGTACGAGCGATGTGTACGTGCCGATCAACATGGTCAAGAAGAGCGGTATGCGCAAGGGAGACGCCATCACCGGCGCCGTCCGTGCATTGCGTGAGGGCGAGCAGCTCCCGGCGCGGCAGAAGTTCAACGCGTTGGTGCGCCTGGACACCGTGAACGGCATGACCCCGGAGGTGGCCCGCGAGCGGGTCGAGTTCGGGAAGTTGACGCCGCTCTACCCGCAGCAGCGTCTGCGCCTGGAGACCGAGCCCAACATTCTGTCCACTCGCCTCATCGACCTGGTCTCCCCGATCGGTAAGGGTCAGCGCGGCTTGTTCGTCGCTCCGGCCAAGGCCGGTAAGACGATGATCATGCAGGCGGTGGCCAACGCGATCACGATCAACAACCCTGAGGTCCACCTGATGGTGGTCCTGGTCGATGAGCGTCCCGAAGAGGTCACCGACATGCAGCGCGCGGTCAAGGGTGAGGTCATCGCCTCCACCTTCGACCGGCCTGCCACGGATCACACGCAGGTCGCCGAGCTGGCCATCGAGCGCGCCAAGCGTCTGGTCGAGCAGGGTATGGACGTCGTCGTCCTGCTCGACTCGATCACCAAGTTGGGTCGTGCCTACAACACGGCGGCTCCCTCCAGCGGGCGCATTCTGTCCGGTGGTATCGACAGCGGTGCGCTCTACCCGCCGAAGAAGTTCTTCGGTGCGGCGCGCAACATCGAAGACGGTGGCTCGCTCACCATCCTCGCCACGGCGCTGATCGAGACCGGGTCCAAGATGGACGAGGTCATCTTCGAGGAGTTCAAGGGCACCGGCAACATGGAGTTGCGTCTGTCGCGGATGCTCTCCGAGCGCCGTATATTCCCGGCGGTCGACCTGAATGCGTCCAGTACCCGCCGCGAGGAGATTCTGCTCGGGCACGACGAGCTGAAGATCATGTGGAAGCTGCGTCGCGTGCTTGCGGCGCTCGACCCGCAGCAGGGCATCGAGTTGCTGCTGGACCGGTTGAAGAAGACCAAGAGCAACACCGAGTTCCTGATGCAGGTGCAGCAGACGAGCTCCATCAAGCTCGACGACGAGGACTGA
- a CDS encoding MFS transporter: protein MTTSTAPPEGGLRKDHEAPLTPPVRHFLRKLTVATGGGMFIDGFIFATFAAAMAGRAHEELGVTGIWNNLISASTLIGTFFGGLIIGYITDKIGRKPMFTFDLIMFSVAAFLLFFVQSSWQLFALGAVMGLAVGGDYAIGSPLLGEFSQKKDRGNYLGLLEISWNVGYVVAYIIGYVINSYWPGGWRLILGASIVPALICLVVRHGIPESPRWLMSKGRKKEAEKIYREELHVANLGDLEDELAEDTDWKLLFSKEYIRRTLFASLSWSAIVMPYFGLIFFAPDILKSIGLKDALFGALMGTVIALIGATISWKYIDKVGRRPITIIPMFVCAAFLFVASAYTALPAAVGIVAYFGYLFSYGIMSITTGIYPSEVFPSSVRATGLGIASSTSRVAAALGTFMLPTVKDAWGTPAVLIIMGVVSLGGGVISYMWAPETNGQSLTETSHRDAPGRPVSRKEPAFS, encoded by the coding sequence ATGACGACTTCGACTGCACCGCCCGAAGGCGGGCTCCGCAAAGATCACGAAGCCCCCCTGACGCCACCCGTTCGGCACTTCCTACGCAAGCTGACCGTCGCCACTGGCGGCGGGATGTTCATCGACGGCTTCATCTTCGCAACCTTCGCTGCTGCGATGGCGGGCCGGGCCCACGAGGAACTTGGCGTGACCGGCATCTGGAACAACCTGATCTCGGCTTCGACGTTGATCGGGACGTTTTTCGGCGGGCTCATCATCGGGTACATCACCGACAAGATCGGCCGTAAGCCGATGTTCACGTTCGACCTGATCATGTTCAGTGTCGCGGCGTTCCTGCTGTTCTTCGTCCAGTCCTCCTGGCAACTCTTCGCTCTCGGGGCCGTGATGGGCTTGGCGGTCGGTGGGGACTATGCGATCGGGTCTCCCCTGCTGGGCGAGTTCTCACAGAAGAAAGACCGCGGCAACTACCTGGGCCTGCTCGAGATCAGCTGGAACGTCGGTTACGTGGTCGCCTACATCATCGGCTACGTCATCAACAGCTACTGGCCCGGTGGCTGGCGACTCATTCTGGGCGCAAGCATCGTGCCGGCCCTGATCTGCCTCGTCGTGCGGCACGGAATTCCCGAGTCGCCACGTTGGCTGATGAGCAAGGGCCGAAAGAAGGAGGCCGAGAAGATCTACCGCGAGGAGCTGCATGTCGCGAACCTCGGCGACCTGGAAGACGAGCTGGCCGAAGACACCGACTGGAAGCTGCTCTTCTCCAAGGAGTACATCCGGCGGACGCTCTTCGCGTCACTGTCCTGGAGCGCCATCGTGATGCCGTACTTCGGGCTGATCTTCTTCGCACCGGATATCTTGAAGTCGATCGGACTCAAAGATGCGCTCTTCGGGGCGTTGATGGGCACGGTGATCGCCCTGATCGGTGCCACGATCTCCTGGAAGTACATCGACAAGGTAGGCCGTCGGCCGATCACCATCATCCCGATGTTCGTCTGTGCAGCGTTCCTCTTCGTGGCATCGGCCTACACCGCGCTGCCGGCGGCCGTGGGCATCGTCGCCTACTTCGGTTACCTCTTCTCCTACGGAATCATGAGCATCACTACGGGTATCTACCCATCCGAGGTGTTCCCCAGCTCGGTCCGCGCGACCGGTCTCGGTATCGCCAGCTCGACCAGTCGGGTGGCAGCCGCTCTGGGCACGTTCATGCTGCCCACGGTCAAAGACGCGTGGGGCACCCCCGCCGTGCTGATCATCATGGGAGTCGTATCGCTCGGCGGCGGAGTCATCTCCTACATGTGGGCTCCGGAGACAAACGGTCAGTCGCTGACGGAGACGTCGCACCGCGACGCACCGGGCCGGCCGGTCTCCAGAAAGGAACCCGCTTTCAGCTGA
- the rpmE gene encoding 50S ribosomal protein L31 gives MKKNIHPAYTATTVTCTCGATFETRSTSESDKISAETCSQCHPFYTGKQRIMDTGGRVARFQQRYGKKAAAADATADATADATATK, from the coding sequence GTGAAGAAGAACATTCACCCCGCGTACACCGCCACCACCGTTACCTGCACCTGCGGCGCGACGTTCGAGACGCGCAGCACCTCCGAGAGTGACAAGATCTCGGCTGAGACCTGCTCGCAGTGCCACCCGTTCTACACGGGTAAGCAGCGGATCATGGACACCGGTGGCCGCGTGGCCCGCTTCCAGCAGCGTTACGGCAAGAAGGCCGCCGCCGCAGACGCAACTGCAGACGCAACTGCAGACGCAACCGCGACCAAGTAG
- the prfA gene encoding peptide chain release factor 1, giving the protein MLESAEAVAQEYAELEARLADPAIHTDPVAMRKVNKRYAALAPTVAAYRAWLAAGDDLGAARELAQEDEAFAEEIPAMQERLDVTQAALRKLLLPRDEDDDRDVILEVKAGEGGEESALFAGDLVRMYLRYAERSGWRAELVDSTDSDLGGFKDARLQIRAKGTMEPGTAPWALLKYEGGVHRVQRVPVTESQGRIHTSAAGVLVMPDLDEDDDAEIEFGPNDLKIDVYRSSGPGGQSVNTTDSAVRITHLPTGVVVSCQNEKSQLQNKESATRVLKARLRQIRQDERDAEASAARRSQVRTVDRSERIRTYNFPENRIADHRTGYKAYHLDAVLGGDLGPVVASAIEADESARMSAVADRS; this is encoded by the coding sequence GTGCTGGAATCCGCTGAAGCAGTAGCGCAGGAATATGCCGAACTCGAGGCACGGCTGGCCGACCCGGCCATCCACACCGACCCGGTCGCCATGCGCAAGGTCAACAAGCGGTACGCAGCGCTGGCACCCACCGTCGCTGCCTATCGTGCCTGGCTTGCGGCGGGTGACGACCTCGGCGCGGCCCGCGAGCTGGCGCAGGAGGACGAGGCGTTCGCCGAAGAAATTCCGGCGATGCAGGAACGTCTGGACGTCACGCAGGCTGCGCTGCGCAAGTTGCTGCTGCCGCGTGACGAGGACGACGACCGCGACGTGATCCTGGAGGTCAAGGCCGGCGAGGGCGGCGAGGAGTCCGCACTGTTCGCCGGGGACCTGGTGCGGATGTACCTGCGGTATGCCGAGCGCTCGGGGTGGCGTGCGGAGCTGGTCGATTCGACCGATTCCGACCTGGGCGGGTTCAAGGACGCGCGCCTGCAGATCCGCGCCAAGGGCACCATGGAGCCGGGCACAGCCCCGTGGGCGCTGCTGAAGTACGAGGGTGGCGTGCACCGGGTACAGCGGGTGCCCGTGACCGAGAGCCAGGGCCGGATCCACACGTCCGCAGCAGGTGTTCTGGTGATGCCCGACCTGGACGAGGACGATGACGCCGAGATCGAGTTCGGCCCGAACGACCTGAAGATCGATGTCTACCGCAGCTCTGGACCGGGTGGCCAGAGCGTCAACACCACCGACTCGGCGGTGCGCATCACCCACCTTCCGACTGGCGTCGTCGTGTCGTGTCAGAACGAGAAGAGTCAACTGCAGAACAAGGAATCAGCGACGCGGGTGCTCAAGGCCCGGTTGCGGCAGATCCGCCAGGACGAACGCGATGCCGAAGCTTCCGCAGCACGCAGGAGTCAGGTACGCACCGTGGACCGCAGCGAGCGGATCCGCACGTACAACTTCCCGGAGAACCGGATCGCAGATCACCGCACCGGTTACAAGGCCTACCACCTGGACGCCGTACTTGGCGGTGACCTCGGCCCGGTCGTGGCCTCGGCTATCGAAGCCGACGAGTCGGCGCGGATGTCTGCCGTAGCCGACCGCAGCTGA